The following nucleotide sequence is from Paenibacillus andongensis.
AATTCCGGATTATCTTTACGGATACCGTACCCATAAAATTCTTGCGTCAGTCCTTTAGGCAGCACTTTCACTGTGCCTTTTTCTTTCGCGTACGTCATGGCAGCAGGTCCACCAGTTACGACAGCTTCGACTTTGCCAGTTTCGAGCTCTAGGAACATCTCGGTGTTCTTCTCGACCTTTACCAGCGGGATGTCCTTGTAGTTCTCTTCTAAAAATTTGACGGATTTGGTGCCGATTTGCACAGCTACTTTCTTGCCTTTCAAATCTTCGATGCCTTTGATCTTGTCATTGTCCTTTTTGAGCATGATCGTCAGACCGCCCGGGAAGTAGGTGTCGGAGAAATCGATTGTCTGTTTGCGTTCGTCGGTAATGTACATGGCGGAAACGATCAAGTCGAATTTCTTGGCCTGCAAGCCTGGAATCAGGCCCTTGAACTCCGTGTCAACGAATTCCACTTTATCCGCACCCAGTTCTTTGGCAACCGCTTGAATGAGCTCGATGTCAAAACCATCGTATTTGTCGCCCGATTTGAATTCGAACGGCTTGAAAGTCGCATCGGTACCGACTGTCAACGTTTTGTTCTTTGCGATTTTTTGCAGCACTTCGTCCGTGCTGACTTTCGCTGATGCATTCGCCGTTTTGGCCTGTTCGCTCGGGGCCGGATTCGATTTCCCGCCACCGCAAGCGGTTGCAATAATCGTTAGTAAGCACAGGATCGTGAGAAGCATTACTTTTTTCGTTTGGTAAGTCATTGTTTTTTCCCCCATTTTGATTTGATAGTTATTGCATATCTCTTATTTAGCAAATATCATGCCAAGCATTTGATAGAGAGAAAAATAGGAGTGTTTATAAGGGGTTTCAAATACACCTGGCGATTACGAGAGAATTCGCTAGGTGAGACAAAAGCGGCAGTTTTTGCCGCAGCGGTAGATTTTGCCGCCCTTTGATTCGCCACAATGCTCCAGCTAACGACAAAAAGAGCTGAATAACCAACACCAAGAGGCTGCCGCAGGATCGATCGGCAGCCTTGCTATTGGGCAGTAATTTTATATCCCTATGAACTGAAAAACCCACCTGCTTATATCAAAAGTGATACATTTACTAGACTTACGCGACATAATTCTGGCATATGATCGAAACTCTAGTCATCTCTTCACTTCTACCGGAACAAAACTAAGATTTGGTCTTCATCCGTTCGTTCCAGAACACGGTAACCTGAACTGGCTCTTGTGGCAATCCCAGCATGATTAGGTCTGCAGTAACTGTTGGGTTCACAGGTTCCGTCATCCCGAACGAGAAGTTTGCCTAAAAGTCCTACTGCAACCCATTCCGGCCGCTTTAAGCGCGGAACGTACTCCTGCTGTGGATCCCAATTCGGATTGAGAACAGGATGAAGCTCAGTTCGTCCTGGAATCAGACCTCTTTCGGAATCGTCCGTATGTACAGATAGAGTGACTTCCCGGTATTGAACTCTTCCCCATTTATCAGTAAGATATTTCTTTTGCCAGTGCATTTCTCCACTATCTCCAATAATTCCCGGGGTTGCGCTTGTGATGCCCACGATATAGTCGTCATCGGAGGAAGAGTACCGAATTTTCTTTCTAACGACAGACACAAAGTAACCTGGCTCAATCGGCTTGCCGTCAATGGTTTCGAATAATTCTGCATAATCCGCTCCACCTGGTACAAACGCGCCGTCCACATGCATGTTACCTGTAGAAGCGAGCCATTTCGCGCCAAGGCCATGAGCATTAGAGCTAGTTCCGTTACCTATGAACCAGGAATAAGCTTCCTGCGCGGTGCCGTTGCGGCCCATGATGTGGGCGCCTGCGAATCCGCCTGCGCTAGTATTCAAGCCTTCAGCATGAGAAGATTCGCCATTGGCAAGTGTCCCGATACCTTCAGCGTGGGAGGCATTTCCGCTTGCAGTGGTCTGTGATCCTTCCGCATGCGCTGCGACACCGCTGGCCGTTGTTGTGGTTCCCTCGGCATGAGCAGCATCTTTATTAGCGATAGTCGCGTATCCCTCGGCATGCGACCCATTGCCGCTGGCGATAGTACTGACGCCTTCAGCATGGGCCGACTCGGCGGTCGCCTGGGTCAGCGCCCCTTCGGCATGTGCGGAATCCTTAGTTGCCGCGGTTTGATACCCTTCGGCATGAGCGGCATTAGCGATCGCTTTAGTATCCTGGCCTTCTGCGTGAGCGGCCGACCCGCTGGCAATGGTGTTGCCGCCTTCTGCATGAGAGGCATTCCCGCTGGCCTTGGTTTGATACCCTTCCGCGTGCGCAGCCGGACTGCTGGCGATGGAACCGATGCCTTCAGAGTGGGAAGCCTCACCGTCGGCATGAGTGTTGCCGCCTTCCGCATGAGAGGCATTTCCGCTGGCCACAGAGTTGGTTCCTTCCGCGTGGGAAGAAGGTCCGCTCGATGTCGTATTAAACCCTTCTGCCGTAGAACAAGTACCTGTTTGATTTTGGTTACAAGGCAAGAACTATTCCCCCTTTACATTTTGAATATTTGCTTGATTCGACTCGAATGCCAAATCTATCGATGCAGGTGGCACGTAATCCTCGATATGTCCGATTACAAGCGGTAATTCCCGTCCGATCATTATACAGAGTCGACATCATATCCTATCCATATGTCCGATCGGATCAGCGCATGAATCTTGAACCCGAATTTGTATGCACCCGGACTCCCTGCATGAATGTAGGTAATAATTCTTTGCTAGTCTCGATTCATATACAACTGAGCAAGGTAGGAACACAGGAAGTAACGGGTGAATCGTGAAATTTCCCGAATTGAGATATAATACTGACTATCCATGATAGAGAGGGGATGTAAGGATAATGCGCAGAGATGGTCTTGTTACTGGCATTCCACTTCTCTGTATAGCGCTTGCCATGTTTGCGGCTACCTTCTGCTTCCCGGTTGTCACGGGCGCCGCCGATGAAACGCCATCCGAGCCGAGGCAAGTGATTCGCATTGCCGGCGATAACTGGTTTCCTCCGTTCGAATTCGATGTCAACGGTACATTTCAAGGTTTTAATGTCGATATGATGAACGCGCTTTCCATAGAAACAGGGATTACGTTCGAGTTCTATCCGATGCCGTGGAGCGAAGCGTTGAAGGCGCTAGAAGCAGGTCGGGTGGACGCCATCCAAGGGATGAAATACAGCAAGGAGCGTGCATCACTATATGCGTACTCTGAACCGTATTTTACAAGTACGCAGGCGATCTTCGTGTTGAAGGACAATTATTCCGTGTTTTCGCTGGATGACTTGCAGCACCGGAAAATAGCCGTACAGGAAGGCGATATTAGCGGGGAAGCGTTGCAACGGCTTCCTAATGCCGTCGTACTTGCTGGGGAAAATCAGGAAGAGGCAATCCAGATGCTGCTGGAGCACAAAGTGGACGCTTTTATCGGCAATCAAATTACCGGTCAATATTTGCTGCAATCGGATGGTCAACAGGACAAGGTGAAGCTCGTCGGCGATCCGATTTCGCCTACCAACTATGGCATGGTCGTCCTGAAGCGGAACGAACAGCTGCTTGAGCCGATCAATACAGGGCTGCGGAAAATTAAAACAAACGGTATTTACCCGAAAATCGAACGCAAATGGTTCGGTGAATATATCTATCCGTCGCCTCGCAATATCCGCGGCCTGCTTACTTATTTTATCATCGGTCTGGTCGCCATAACTTGCGTGCTGCTCATTATTTTGTGGTGGAATTTTACGCTGAAGAAAGAGTTGAAGAAGCGCGTCGACACGTACAAAAAAACGCTGGACGAGCTTGCGCGTAAAGATAGGATGCAATCGTTAGGCCAATTAGTCGCAGGGATTGCCCACGAAATCCGCAATCCGATTACGTCCATTTTATCCTATGCCCAGCTCCTGCCAACCAAATACGAAAACAAGGAATACCGCGAGTTTTTTGCGCAGCACGTGACTGGGGAAGTGATGCGGTTGAACCGGATCGTCGGCGAACTGCTGGACTTTGCGCGTGACAAGCCGCCAGAGAAAACAACTTTCTGCATCGCTGAAACCGTTCAAGCCGTCGTACTGCTTTTCCATCAGCTGTTCGAGAACCAACGGATCGTCGTCCGGCTTGAAGTGCCGGAGTCTTGCGTTGTCTGGGCAGATGCCCAGCAAATCAAGCAGGTGCTGATCAATTTGTTCAAAAATGCGATCGATGCGATGGAGGACGGCGGAGAGCTGCAGATAATGGCTTACAGCGATGGTCCCCATGTCATAATGACGATTGAAGATACTGGAGAAGGCATCGATCCCAGGGATTTGGCGAATATTTATGAACCTTTTTTTACGCGAAAAGCCGGAGGGGTCGGACTTGGGCTGTCGATTTGCTACCGACTGATGGCCGAGAACAACGGGGGGATCGAAGTGGAAAGCAAGAAGGGAACCGGAACTAAGGTGACGCTGAAATTACCGGGCGAGCTGGGGGAGAGCGAACATGCATAAACCGAATTTGCTTATTATTGATGACGAAATCTCGATTTGCAAATCGTTGTCGTTTATTTTGGAAGACGATTATCAAGTGTATACGTCCGTTGATCCTGACGAGGCGGTCGCTTTGTTCGCGCATCTTTCGTTTGCGATCGTTCTCTTAGATCTGCGAATCGGCATGAGGGACGGCATCGAGGTGCTGCGGATGGTCAAACAAATGTCACCTAAGACGGTCGTCATCATGATGACCGCGTACGGCAGCATCGCTTCCGCCGTTGAGGCGATGAAGCTCGGCGCATTCTATTATGTGCAGAAGCCAATCGATATGGAGGAGCTCAAGGTGCTCTGCGGCAGAGCGCAGGAGCAGTATCACCTTCAATCAAGGGTGGAATGGCTCGACGGAGAAATCCGCAAAGCGTACGACGTGCACGGTCTGATCGGGGAAAGCGATCGGATGAAGCACGTGTTTGCGCTTATCGATAAAGTGAAGAACATCGATTCTGGCGTACTGATCTTGGGGGAAAGCGGGACGGGAAAAGAACTGGTCGCCCGTGCCGTCCATTTTGCAGGGGAGCGGCGGGAGCAGGTATTTTCCACGACTAATTGCGCCGCCATTCCCGCCAATTTGATGGAGTCCGAGCTGTTCGGCTATGAAAAAGGCGCGTTTACAGGCGCGAATGTACGCAAAGCTGGCATTTTCGAGACAGCAGACGGTGGTACTTTGTTTCTCGACGAAATCGGTGAGCTCGACATCGGGTTGCAAAGCAAGCTGCTGCGGGTGCTGCAAGAGAAGACGGTGACGCCAATCGGAGGGCATAAAGAGAAGCGGATCGATGTTCGGATCATTGCCGCAACGAACCGGGATTTGAAGAAAGAAGTGCAGCAGGGCAAATTCAGGGAAGATTTGTATTACCGGTTGAACGTCATTCCGATCCAAGTTCCCCCACTCCGTGAGCGCAAGGAAGATATCCCGCTGCTAATCCGACATTTTATGGACAAAATCGGTGGAAAGATGTCCAAGCAAATAAAGGGCATCTCGCAGGAAGCGCTCAATCTGCTGAACGACTATCCTTTTCCCGGCAATGTGCGGGAGCTTCAAAACATTATCGAGCGTTCTATCGCACTCGCCGACGGCGAACATTTGACGATCCGAGATATGCCGATGGACCTTCAGCCCCAGCGTGAACAAACGACAGACGGTCGGCTCGTTCCCGTTTATGTAGGCGATACCGCTTTAGAGGCGGAGAGAAAGCTCATATTGGCAACGCTTCGGGAGCTTGGCGGAAACCGCCGCAAAACAGCCGACATGCTGGATATCGGCGAGCGTACGCTGCGGGACAAGATGTCTAAATATAAAGAGGAGGGGTCATTTCCATAACTTGTGGGAGTGCCGCTTGAGGATGGAGAGTCCCCTTCAAACTAAGATATCGCTTTTGCCACAAGTTTCACGGTCATGATCTGATGAATCAATAAGAGAGGCCCGAAAAGAACCTCTCAGCAGCAAGTGAAGCGAATAAAAGCTGGTCGCGACTTGAGAGGTCGAAAATAGACCGTTTTTTAGTTTATATTAATTGAATTAGAATGGTACCGGAAGCAGTTGGTGGATCGATTCAACACTTAAATTTCACGTCCAGGTTGCTTTTTTGTAGTAAGCAAAGTAGTGTTAAGTTGTACTAAATTGTGCGAAAAATGATATCCCTCATTCAATTTGAAAAAAAGGTGAGTGTCATGGAGAAAACAAGGTTACTCCGTAAACTGGGAAGCACGAATTTAGAACTTTCACCACTTGGACTTGGCTGCTGGCAATTTAGCAATGGGCAAGGGGTAGTAGGCAAGTTTTGGCCTGTGCTGGGTGCCGATGATGTGCTGAAGATCGTTAAGATTAGCCTTGAAGGCGGCATCAATTGGTTTGATACAGCGGAAGTGTATGGTAAAGGACAATCGGAGCAAATGCTTTCGAAAGCTCTCCGAGATTCAGGGTCTTTGGCGGATGACACTCGAATTGCTACGAAATGGTGGCCGATTTTTCGCACAGCCGGAAGCATTGTAAGTACAATCGATGAGCGCATTCGATACTTAGATAATCGCACGATCCATCTGCATCAAGTACATCAGCCTTACTCATTCTCCTCTGTAGCAAGTGAAATGAAAGCCATGGCTCAACTGGTCAAAACCGGTAAAATTCAAAACGTGGGCGTGAGTAATTATTCGGCAAAGCAAATGCGGGAGGCTCACCGAGTACTGAAGGAGCATGGACTTCCTTTAGCATCCAATCAAGTGAAGTACAGCTTGTTAGATCGGCGTATTGAACAGAATGGGATTATGGAGACAGCTAAAGAGTTAGGGATTGCAATTATTGCTTACTCTCCATTAGAGCAAGGAATTCTGAGCGGTAAATTCCATAAGAATCCTGATCTCGTGAAAGAGATAATGGGTCCTAGGAAATGGACGTCTTCTTTTAAACAATCAGGACTTCAGAAATCAAAGCCTCTCATCGATCACTTGGAAGAGCTAGCTGTTCATTACGATGCTTCTCCAACACAAATCGCATTGAATTGGATGATTAACGCTCACGGAGAAACAGTATTTGCCATTCCCGGTGCTTCTAAAATTCATCATGCTCAAGAAAATGTAAAAGCCATGCAATTTAAGCTTACTGCTAATGAAATCCAAACAATCAGCGAAATATCGAGCAACGTAATCCGATAATAAACATACAGAAAAGAACTGAACCCATAATGCCATGGAGCTCAGTTTTTTTGTTTTATACAAAGTTATTTTTTCAATAATAAATACATAAAATACGGCGCTCCAATTAAAGCGACCATAATGCCGGCGGGAATACCATCAGGTTCAACCACATTACGTCCAACGGTGTCGGCCATTAATAACAGCCAACCACCAATCAGAATGGCGACTGGAATAAACAATTGATTTCTAGGTCCTACCAATGCTTTCGCAATGTGTGGAGCCATGAGTCCAATGAAGGCAATTCCTCCAGTGACCGAAACGGCCGAAGCGGCAAGGGCAACCGCGGTTAATAGTAAGACAATTCGTTCCTTTTCAACGGATACACCTACGCCGATGGCTACAGGTTCGCCCAGTCCCAGCAGATTCAAACGATTTGCTTTGTATAAGGTGAATGGAATGAGCAGGGCTAACCAAGGAATAATTGCCCAAATAAAAGGCCAGTCTGCACCCCAGATACTTCCGGCTAACCATTTTGCGATAAAATCAACTTTAGTCCGTTCAGCAGATGAAATAATGACAATCATGACCCCGGATAGGGCCATTGAAAATCCGACTCCAATTAGCACTAATCTAACTGGTTGAAGGCCAACGGTGCGGTTATACGAAAGTAGATAGATGAAGCAAGCCGTGATTAATGCACCTATAAAAGCGACAAGTGGAAGCAGATAAATAAACGATCCCGCCTTGATAGGGAAAAACAAAAAGAATACGGCAATAGCAACACCAGCCCCAGAGTTAATACCTATAATTCCAGGATCAGCTAAGTCATTTCGTGTAATTCCTTGTAAAATAGCCCCCGATAAGGCAAGTGCCATTCCTGCTAGCAGGGTAATCACCATGTGTGGCAGTCGGATCGAAAATAAAACAAACTCTTCTTTGAATGTACCTTGACCGAGAAGGGTGGGAATCAGCCTATCATAAGAGATAGAGGAGTAGCCCATTCCCATCCCGAGAATGATCGTTATCGTAATAAGTGCAAGCGAACCATAAAAGAGCATCCGTTGTTTTTTAATTAAAGTGGGAGGATGAATCATGAGAATGCCTTTCCTCCATTACGTATGATGAACAAGAAGAAGGGCAAACCCATCATCACCACAATGGCTGCCACAGGTGTTTCATAGGGAGAATTGATCGTACGTCCAAGGGTATCCGCAAAAAGCATAAAGACTGCTCCTATAATTGCCGACATTGGCACAATAAAACGATAATCGGTTCCAACAATGGCGCGAACAATATGGGGAATCATTAAACCAATGAACGCCATATTCCCAACAAGCGCAACAGAGGCACCCGCGAGTAGGATGATGATGATAAAAAGAAAGGTTTTGATTTGTATCGTCTTCTGTCCTAATCCAACGGCTACTTCTTCACTTAAACTTAGAATGGTAAGCTGCCTGGAGAGGAACAGGGCAATCAGTGTGAAGTTGTGTTGAATGAAAAGGTAGAGTCGATCACGCGTGATGAAGAGGGTATTTTTGTCTTACAAGCTGCTTCTGGTCAAAAGCATTACTCGAAAACAGTGATTGTGGCTGTTGGAGGAGGGATATTGAATCCGCAAAGGCTGGAGATCGAAGGCGCAGAGAGATACGAAGTGTCTAATTTGAACTATACCGTGAAGTCTTTGCAGCATTTTAGAAACAAAACGGTGATCATTTCGTGTGGAGGCAATTCTGCCATTGATTGGGCAAATGAACTAGAGCCTATCGCCAAAAACGTTTATTTAACCTATCGAAAAGAGACTTTAACAGGCCATGAAGCGCAAGTAAAGCAGCTTATGGAGAGCTCCGTTGTTTGTTTCTTCCATACGTCCATTACCAAACTAGTTGCTAGTAGTAATCATGAAGTCATTGAACATGTTGAATTGACCAACCATGAAACAGGTGAGGTATCACAGCTGGTGATATTTTACATCATGATGGGAAGCTGCATTTAATTGCCGGTGCATTCCAAGACGCTGCAAACGCTGTAAATAAAGCAAAGCAATATATCCAGCCGGATGCGAATAAGGTTGCTATGGTGTCTTCGCATAATGAAGTCTTTAAAAAGCGCAATCGAGAACTAGTCAAACGAATGATGACCTAGCCATTTGATCAAAAAAATGCTAAAAAACCCCTCCTGTATGAAAAAACATGTCGGTGGTATGGAAGCTTCCCATAAGAGCGAAAACATAATACAAAATAACGATATTGTCATTTTGTTTTTGATACTTGATGTGATATCATGGAAGGATTAGAGAGGGGGGAGCAACATGTCTGGTGATCTTCCACTAACGAAGGAAGCCATATTAGACGCGGCGGAACAAGTGTTGCGGCGTTATGGACCTGACAAAACTTCCGTTGTCGATGTGGCTCGAGCGCTTCAAGTTAGCCACGGCACGCTTTATCGACACTTTGCAAGTAAAGCTTCATTACGAGAGGCTGTAACCGAGCGGTGGCTGCACACAATCATTATAGATCCCTTGGAGATTATTGCGGTCCAGTCTGGTGGCAGCGCTGCAGAGCGTTTGCGTACATGGTTTGAAACCCTGATCCATACGAAGAAGGCCTATGCAATCAATGATTCCGAAATGTTTGCCATGTACGCGGCTGTTACATTAGATGCAGTCGAAATCATAAATACTCATGTCAATCAATTAATCGATCAGATTGCCCGCATTATCGAAGAGGGAATAAAGTCCGAAGAGTTC
It contains:
- a CDS encoding transporter substrate-binding domain-containing protein, whose product is MGEKTMTYQTKKVMLLTILCLLTIIATACGGGKSNPAPSEQAKTANASAKVSTDEVLQKIAKNKTLTVGTDATFKPFEFKSGDKYDGFDIELIQAVAKELGADKVEFVDTEFKGLIPGLQAKKFDLIVSAMYITDERKQTIDFSDTYFPGGLTIMLKKDNDKIKGIEDLKGKKVAVQIGTKSVKFLEENYKDIPLVKVEKNTEMFLELETGKVEAVVTGGPAAMTYAKEKGTVKVLPKGLTQEFYGYGIRKDNPEFQKAVNEALVKIKANGKYNEIFKKWFE
- a CDS encoding peptidase G2 autoproteolytic cleavage domain-containing protein, translating into MPCNQNQTGTCSTAEGFNTTSSGPSSHAEGTNSVASGNASHAEGGNTHADGEASHSEGIGSIASSPAAHAEGYQTKASGNASHAEGGNTIASGSAAHAEGQDTKAIANAAHAEGYQTAATKDSAHAEGALTQATAESAHAEGVSTIASGNGSHAEGYATIANKDAAHAEGTTTTASGVAAHAEGSQTTASGNASHAEGIGTLANGESSHAEGLNTSAGGFAGAHIMGRNGTAQEAYSWFIGNGTSSNAHGLGAKWLASTGNMHVDGAFVPGGADYAELFETIDGKPIEPGYFVSVVRKKIRYSSSDDDYIVGITSATPGIIGDSGEMHWQKKYLTDKWGRVQYREVTLSVHTDDSERGLIPGRTELHPVLNPNWDPQQEYVPRLKRPEWVAVGLLGKLLVRDDGTCEPNSYCRPNHAGIATRASSGYRVLERTDEDQILVLFR
- a CDS encoding transporter substrate-binding domain-containing protein; translation: MRRDGLVTGIPLLCIALAMFAATFCFPVVTGAADETPSEPRQVIRIAGDNWFPPFEFDVNGTFQGFNVDMMNALSIETGITFEFYPMPWSEALKALEAGRVDAIQGMKYSKERASLYAYSEPYFTSTQAIFVLKDNYSVFSLDDLQHRKIAVQEGDISGEALQRLPNAVVLAGENQEEAIQMLLEHKVDAFIGNQITGQYLLQSDGQQDKVKLVGDPISPTNYGMVVLKRNEQLLEPINTGLRKIKTNGIYPKIERKWFGEYIYPSPRNIRGLLTYFIIGLVAITCVLLIILWWNFTLKKELKKRVDTYKKTLDELARKDRMQSLGQLVAGIAHEIRNPITSILSYAQLLPTKYENKEYREFFAQHVTGEVMRLNRIVGELLDFARDKPPEKTTFCIAETVQAVVLLFHQLFENQRIVVRLEVPESCVVWADAQQIKQVLINLFKNAIDAMEDGGELQIMAYSDGPHVIMTIEDTGEGIDPRDLANIYEPFFTRKAGGVGLGLSICYRLMAENNGGIEVESKKGTGTKVTLKLPGELGESEHA
- a CDS encoding sigma-54-dependent transcriptional regulator; protein product: MHKPNLLIIDDEISICKSLSFILEDDYQVYTSVDPDEAVALFAHLSFAIVLLDLRIGMRDGIEVLRMVKQMSPKTVVIMMTAYGSIASAVEAMKLGAFYYVQKPIDMEELKVLCGRAQEQYHLQSRVEWLDGEIRKAYDVHGLIGESDRMKHVFALIDKVKNIDSGVLILGESGTGKELVARAVHFAGERREQVFSTTNCAAIPANLMESELFGYEKGAFTGANVRKAGIFETADGGTLFLDEIGELDIGLQSKLLRVLQEKTVTPIGGHKEKRIDVRIIAATNRDLKKEVQQGKFREDLYYRLNVIPIQVPPLRERKEDIPLLIRHFMDKIGGKMSKQIKGISQEALNLLNDYPFPGNVRELQNIIERSIALADGEHLTIRDMPMDLQPQREQTTDGRLVPVYVGDTALEAERKLILATLRELGGNRRKTADMLDIGERTLRDKMSKYKEEGSFP
- a CDS encoding aldo/keto reductase, producing the protein MEKTRLLRKLGSTNLELSPLGLGCWQFSNGQGVVGKFWPVLGADDVLKIVKISLEGGINWFDTAEVYGKGQSEQMLSKALRDSGSLADDTRIATKWWPIFRTAGSIVSTIDERIRYLDNRTIHLHQVHQPYSFSSVASEMKAMAQLVKTGKIQNVGVSNYSAKQMREAHRVLKEHGLPLASNQVKYSLLDRRIEQNGIMETAKELGIAIIAYSPLEQGILSGKFHKNPDLVKEIMGPRKWTSSFKQSGLQKSKPLIDHLEELAVHYDASPTQIALNWMINAHGETVFAIPGASKIHHAQENVKAMQFKLTANEIQTISEISSNVIR
- a CDS encoding FecCD family ABC transporter permease, coding for MIHPPTLIKKQRMLFYGSLALITITIILGMGMGYSSISYDRLIPTLLGQGTFKEEFVLFSIRLPHMVITLLAGMALALSGAILQGITRNDLADPGIIGINSGAGVAIAVFFLFFPIKAGSFIYLLPLVAFIGALITACFIYLLSYNRTVGLQPVRLVLIGVGFSMALSGVMIVIISSAERTKVDFIAKWLAGSIWGADWPFIWAIIPWLALLIPFTLYKANRLNLLGLGEPVAIGVGVSVEKERIVLLLTAVALAASAVSVTGGIAFIGLMAPHIAKALVGPRNQLFIPVAILIGGWLLLMADTVGRNVVEPDGIPAGIMVALIGAPYFMYLLLKK
- a CDS encoding TetR family transcriptional regulator, yielding MSGDLPLTKEAILDAAEQVLRRYGPDKTSVVDVARALQVSHGTLYRHFASKASLREAVTERWLHTIIIDPLEIIAVQSGGSAAERLRTWFETLIHTKKAYAINDSEMFAMYAAVTLDAVEIINTHVNQLIDQIARIIEEGIKSEEFKADEPMVTARAIFNATSRFHHPVHAKEWSSDTIEQEFASVWDLLLFGISK